A window of the Bacillus andreraoultii genome harbors these coding sequences:
- the rsmG gene encoding 16S rRNA (guanine(527)-N(7))-methyltransferase RsmG, with protein sequence MNRQQFLNELAQLNITLDENQLQQFEQYYETLIEWNEKINLTAITEKSEVYLKHFYDSLTIVKQFPLSFQEKISVCDVGAGAGFPSIPLKIAFPQLNVTIVDSLKKRITFLEELATVLKLENVHFYHDRAETFGQNPLHREKYDLVTARGVAKMSVLSELCLPLVRKGGYFIALKGANGKEELEEGKKAISTLGGKIKNTELFNLPVENSERTIIQIEKVKPTSKKYPRKPGLPAKNPL encoded by the coding sequence ATGAATCGTCAACAATTCCTAAATGAATTAGCTCAACTGAATATCACATTAGATGAAAACCAACTACAACAATTCGAGCAATATTATGAAACATTAATTGAATGGAATGAGAAAATTAATTTAACTGCAATAACAGAGAAAAGTGAAGTTTACTTAAAACACTTTTATGATTCACTGACAATTGTGAAACAGTTTCCTTTGTCATTTCAAGAAAAAATATCCGTTTGTGACGTTGGAGCGGGTGCTGGATTTCCAAGTATTCCGTTAAAAATTGCCTTTCCACAATTAAACGTAACGATTGTAGATTCATTGAAAAAACGGATAACTTTTTTAGAGGAACTAGCAACAGTACTGAAATTGGAGAATGTCCACTTTTACCATGATCGTGCTGAAACGTTTGGACAAAATCCACTTCACCGTGAAAAATATGACTTAGTTACAGCCCGTGGAGTCGCAAAAATGTCTGTCCTTAGTGAACTTTGTCTTCCGTTAGTTCGGAAGGGAGGATACTTTATTGCGTTAAAAGGGGCCAATGGAAAAGAAGAATTAGAAGAAGGGAAAAAAGCCATTTCAACACTTGGTGGGAAGATTAAAAACACGGAATTATTTAATTTACCAGTAGAAAATAGTGAGCGAACAATTATTCAAATAGAAAAAGTGAAACCAACATCAAAAAAATATCCAAGAAAACCAGGTTTACCAGCAAAAAATCCATTATAA
- the noc gene encoding nucleoid occlusion protein, translated as MKHPLSRIFGVTEKVDTNKEEFSEQESIVEDKEEIVKIPLDEIIPNRFQPRTIFDEEKIDELARTIHTHGIIQPIVVRQLENGQYEIIAGERRYRAIKKLGWDTVPAIIKEMNDKQTASIALIENLQREELTPIEEALAYNQLIEIHELTQEALAQRLGKSQSTVANKLRLLKLPQQLQEALLTKAITERHARALMPLKDEEKQLKVLNEIIEKNLNVKQTEERVNKLLSNETKKRPKRISFSKDVRIAVNTIRQSLQMVNKSGISVDSEEEELDDFYQITIRIPKKKS; from the coding sequence ATGAAACATCCATTATCACGTATATTTGGGGTTACTGAGAAAGTTGATACAAATAAAGAGGAATTTAGCGAACAAGAGTCAATAGTAGAAGATAAGGAAGAGATTGTAAAAATACCACTTGATGAGATTATTCCGAATCGTTTTCAGCCGAGAACAATCTTTGATGAAGAGAAGATTGATGAATTGGCTCGGACGATCCACACGCATGGTATTATTCAGCCAATTGTTGTTAGACAGTTGGAGAACGGACAATATGAAATTATTGCTGGTGAGAGACGGTACCGGGCAATAAAAAAATTAGGCTGGGACACTGTACCTGCAATTATTAAAGAAATGAATGACAAACAAACGGCATCTATTGCCTTAATTGAAAATTTGCAGAGGGAAGAACTTACGCCAATTGAGGAGGCATTGGCTTACAATCAATTAATTGAAATCCATGAACTAACTCAAGAAGCTTTAGCACAGCGTTTAGGTAAAAGCCAATCGACTGTTGCTAATAAGTTAAGACTATTAAAATTGCCACAACAATTACAAGAAGCATTGTTAACAAAGGCAATTACAGAGAGACATGCTAGAGCATTAATGCCATTAAAAGATGAAGAAAAACAATTAAAAGTTTTAAACGAAATTATTGAAAAAAATTTAAATGTCAAACAAACCGAAGAACGTGTAAATAAATTACTGTCTAATGAAACAAAAAAGAGACCGAAGCGAATATCATTTAGTAAAGATGTCCGTATTGCGGTCAATACAATTAGACAATCATTACAAATGGTTAATAAGAGTGGAATTAGTGTTGACTCAGAAGAAGAAGAACTCGATGATTTTTATCAAATTACCATTCGAATCCCTAAAAAGAAATCCTAA
- the mnmG gene encoding tRNA uridine-5-carboxymethylaminomethyl(34) synthesis enzyme MnmG gives MQTYEAGNYDVVVIGAGHAGCEAALATAKMGAKTAIITISLDMIAFMYCNPSIGGPAKGIVVREIDALGGAMGKVIDKTAIQMRMLNTGKGPAVRALRAQADKVSYQQEMKNMLENEPNLELIQGMVEQLIVEDGVCTGVITHTGAVYHAKTVIVTTGTFLRGEIIIGELKYSSGPNNQQPSIKLSEDLEKLGFDLVRFKTGTPPRVNGKTIDYTKTEIQPGDEKPRAFSYETTDYMIDQLPCWLTYTNEETHKIIDANLHRSPMFSGMIKGRGPRYCPSIEDKVVRFHDKPRHQIFLEPEGRNTEEVYVQGLSTSLPEEVQHELLKTIPALKNVKMMRTGYAIEYDAITPTQLWPTLETKAVKNLYTAGQINGTSGYEEAAAQGLMAGINAGLRALGKDKKVILQRSDAYIGVLIDDLVTKGTVEPYRLLTSRAEYRLLLRHDNADLRLTEIGYELGLISEERYQQFLNKKEKIENEMKRLSKIRIKPNEKTQELIRSIGGSELKDGILASDLLRRPEIKYEHIKLLAPSEVELSHEIEEQVEIQIKYEGYIGKALQQVERLKKMEEKKIPFDIDYDAISGLANEARDNLKKVHPLTLAQASRISGVNPADISILLIYLEHGKIARVSND, from the coding sequence ATGCAAACATATGAAGCGGGGAATTATGATGTAGTTGTCATTGGAGCTGGACATGCCGGTTGTGAGGCAGCTCTTGCTACAGCAAAGATGGGAGCAAAGACAGCGATCATTACAATTAGTCTTGATATGATTGCTTTCATGTATTGTAATCCATCGATTGGAGGACCGGCTAAAGGAATTGTTGTCCGGGAAATTGACGCATTAGGTGGAGCGATGGGGAAAGTAATTGATAAAACAGCCATTCAAATGCGCATGTTAAATACAGGAAAAGGGCCAGCTGTACGTGCTTTACGTGCTCAAGCTGATAAAGTATCCTATCAACAAGAAATGAAAAATATGTTAGAAAACGAACCGAATCTTGAACTAATCCAAGGGATGGTTGAGCAGCTAATTGTTGAGGACGGAGTTTGTACCGGAGTCATTACACATACGGGTGCCGTTTACCATGCGAAAACGGTCATTGTAACAACAGGTACATTTTTACGTGGAGAAATTATTATCGGTGAATTGAAATACTCAAGTGGTCCAAATAACCAACAACCATCGATAAAGTTGTCTGAAGATCTGGAAAAACTCGGGTTTGACTTAGTTCGTTTTAAAACAGGTACGCCACCACGAGTAAATGGAAAAACAATTGATTATACAAAGACAGAAATCCAACCAGGAGACGAAAAACCTCGGGCATTTTCTTATGAAACAACAGATTATATGATAGATCAGCTTCCTTGTTGGTTAACTTATACAAATGAAGAGACTCATAAAATCATTGACGCAAACTTACATCGAAGTCCAATGTTTTCAGGAATGATTAAAGGGAGAGGACCTAGATATTGCCCTTCAATTGAAGATAAAGTTGTCAGATTCCATGATAAACCACGTCATCAAATCTTTTTAGAACCTGAAGGAAGGAACACGGAAGAAGTTTACGTTCAAGGATTATCAACAAGCTTACCAGAAGAAGTTCAACATGAATTACTAAAAACAATTCCTGCGCTAAAAAATGTAAAAATGATGCGTACGGGTTATGCAATTGAATATGATGCCATTACTCCGACTCAATTATGGCCAACGTTAGAAACAAAAGCAGTAAAAAATCTTTATACAGCAGGTCAAATTAATGGAACGAGTGGATATGAGGAAGCTGCTGCACAAGGATTAATGGCTGGTATCAATGCTGGATTAAGGGCATTAGGAAAAGATAAAAAAGTGATTTTACAACGCTCAGATGCTTATATTGGGGTTTTAATTGATGATCTTGTTACGAAGGGGACAGTTGAACCTTATCGATTACTAACTTCAAGAGCAGAATATCGACTATTACTTCGACATGATAATGCTGACCTTCGTTTGACTGAGATTGGGTATGAATTAGGATTAATTAGTGAAGAACGTTATCAACAATTCCTTAATAAGAAGGAAAAAATTGAAAATGAAATGAAACGATTAAGTAAAATAAGAATTAAACCGAATGAAAAAACACAGGAACTTATTCGAAGTATTGGTGGTAGTGAATTAAAAGACGGGATTTTGGCAAGTGATCTACTCAGAAGGCCTGAAATTAAATATGAGCATATTAAATTACTAGCTCCAAGTGAAGTAGAATTGTCACATGAAATAGAGGAACAAGTAGAAATTCAAATAAAATATGAAGGATATATCGGTAAAGCATTACAACAAGTAGAACGACTTAAAAAGATGGAAGAAAAGAAAATTCCATTTGATATTGATTATGATGCAATAAGTGGTCTAGCAAATGAAGCGAGAGACAATTTGAAAAAAGTTCACCCTCTAACATTAGCTCAAGCATCAAGAATATCGGGAGTCAATCCGGCTGACATATCCATCTTATTAATTTATTTAGAACATGGTAAAATTGCGCGCGTATCGAATGATTAA
- the mnmE gene encoding tRNA uridine-5-carboxymethylaminomethyl(34) synthesis GTPase MnmE, translating into MDIDTIAAISTPLGEGAIGIVRISGQNALPIIDNIFKGPSGKKLREVPSHTIHYGHIFDPKEQKIIEEVMVSVMKAPKTFTREDVVEINCHGGLLSVNRVLELVLTHGARLAEPGEFTKRAFLNGRIDLSQAEAIMDLIRAKTDKAMNNAIGQLEGRLSKQIQKLREELLAVLAQVEVNIDYPEYDDVEEMTNKLFAEKALYVKTEINKLLETAKQGKILREGIRTVIIGRPNVGKSSLLNSFAQENKAIVTDVPGTTRDVIEEYVNVRGVPLKLIDTAGIRETEDLVEKIGVERSRKVLQEADLILFLLNNNEQLTDEDRNLFDTIKGMDAIIVINKTDLHQQIDLEEVERRAEGRKIIHISVKDDQGIEDLEETIANMYLSGNIETDDLTYVSNARHISLLHQAHQSISDALQGIESEMPVDLVQIDMTKTWELLGEIIGETVHDELINKLFSQFCLGK; encoded by the coding sequence ATGGATATAGATACAATTGCGGCAATTTCTACGCCATTAGGAGAAGGGGCTATAGGAATCGTTCGTATATCTGGTCAAAACGCATTACCAATCATTGATAACATATTTAAAGGACCTTCGGGAAAAAAACTTCGAGAAGTTCCTTCACATACAATCCATTACGGACATATATTTGACCCAAAAGAGCAGAAGATTATCGAAGAAGTAATGGTGTCTGTTATGAAAGCACCTAAAACTTTTACTCGTGAAGATGTAGTTGAAATAAACTGCCATGGTGGCTTACTTTCGGTTAATCGGGTATTAGAATTAGTCTTAACCCATGGTGCTCGTTTAGCAGAGCCCGGTGAATTTACGAAAAGAGCATTTTTAAATGGCCGCATTGACTTATCGCAAGCGGAAGCAATTATGGATTTAATTCGCGCAAAAACGGATAAGGCGATGAATAATGCGATAGGTCAGTTAGAAGGACGACTATCTAAACAAATTCAAAAATTACGTGAAGAACTACTTGCTGTATTAGCACAAGTAGAAGTAAATATCGATTACCCGGAATACGATGATGTAGAGGAAATGACAAATAAACTTTTTGCTGAAAAAGCTTTGTATGTAAAAACAGAAATTAATAAGTTATTGGAAACAGCAAAACAGGGGAAAATATTAAGAGAGGGTATTCGAACGGTAATTATCGGTCGTCCGAATGTCGGTAAATCATCGTTATTAAATAGTTTTGCTCAAGAAAACAAAGCGATTGTTACAGACGTTCCAGGAACAACAAGGGATGTAATTGAAGAATATGTAAATGTTCGTGGAGTGCCTTTAAAATTAATTGATACAGCGGGTATTCGTGAAACAGAGGATCTTGTAGAAAAAATTGGGGTCGAACGCTCACGTAAAGTATTACAAGAGGCAGACTTAATTTTATTTCTTTTAAATAATAATGAACAATTAACCGATGAAGATCGAAATCTATTCGACACAATTAAAGGAATGGACGCCATTATCGTTATTAATAAAACGGACTTACATCAACAAATTGATTTAGAAGAAGTAGAAAGACGAGCTGAAGGCCGTAAAATCATTCATATTTCTGTCAAAGATGATCAAGGGATTGAAGACTTAGAGGAAACCATTGCGAATATGTACTTGTCCGGAAATATTGAAACCGATGATTTAACTTATGTATCGAACGCAAGACATATTAGTTTACTTCATCAGGCGCATCAATCTATTAGTGATGCACTTCAAGGGATAGAATCTGAAATGCCAGTAGATTTAGTTCAAATTGATATGACAAAAACATGGGAATTATTAGGGGAAATTATTGGTGAAACGGTCCATGATGAATTAATTAATAAATTATTTTCACAATTTTGTTTAGGAAAGTGA